A part of Pseudomonas lutea genomic DNA contains:
- the ubiD gene encoding 4-hydroxy-3-polyprenylbenzoate decarboxylase, with protein sequence MKFKDLRDFVQQLEQRGELKRIQVPISPVLEMTEICDRTLRSKGPALLFEKPTGFDIPVLGNLFGTPERVAMGMGAESVSELREIGKLLAFLKEPEPPKGLKDAWSKLPIFRKVIAMAPKVVKDAPCQEIVIEGDDVDLGMLPVQTCWPGDVGPLITWGLTVTRGPNKERQNLGIYRQQVIGRNKVIMRWLSHRGGALDFKEWCDKHPGEPFPVSVALGADPATILGAVTPVPDSLSEYAFAGLLRGNRTELIKCRGNNLQVPASAEIVLEGVIHPGEMADEGPYGDHTGYYNEVDSFPVFTVERITHRIKPIYHSTYTGRPPDEPAILGVALNEVFVPILQKQFPEIVDFYLPPEGCSYRMAVVTIKKQYPGHAKRVMLGVWSFLRQFMYTKFVIVTDDDINARDWNDVIWAITTRMDPKRDTVMIDNTPIDYLDFASPVSGLGSKMGLDATHKWPGETTREWGRAIVKDEAVTRRIDELWTQLGID encoded by the coding sequence ATGAAATTCAAGGATTTACGGGATTTCGTGCAGCAGCTTGAGCAGCGCGGAGAGTTGAAACGCATTCAGGTACCCATTTCCCCAGTGCTGGAAATGACCGAAATCTGCGACCGGACCCTGCGTAGCAAGGGCCCGGCACTGCTGTTCGAAAAACCCACAGGTTTCGATATCCCGGTGCTCGGCAACCTGTTCGGCACGCCCGAGCGGGTGGCGATGGGCATGGGTGCCGAGTCAGTTTCCGAGCTGCGCGAAATCGGCAAGCTCCTGGCTTTTTTGAAAGAGCCTGAGCCACCCAAGGGCTTGAAGGACGCCTGGTCCAAGTTGCCTATCTTCAGAAAAGTCATCGCCATGGCGCCCAAGGTCGTAAAGGATGCGCCTTGTCAGGAGATCGTGATCGAGGGCGACGATGTGGACCTCGGCATGCTGCCTGTGCAGACCTGTTGGCCCGGCGACGTAGGCCCGTTGATCACGTGGGGCCTGACGGTCACGCGCGGACCTAACAAGGAACGGCAGAATCTCGGCATCTATCGGCAGCAGGTGATCGGCCGCAACAAGGTGATCATGCGTTGGCTCAGCCATCGCGGTGGTGCGCTGGATTTCAAGGAATGGTGCGATAAGCACCCGGGCGAGCCGTTTCCTGTCTCTGTGGCACTGGGCGCTGATCCGGCAACCATTCTCGGGGCGGTGACACCTGTACCTGACAGCCTGTCTGAATACGCATTCGCCGGTCTGCTGCGAGGCAATCGCACCGAGTTGATCAAATGCCGTGGCAATAACCTGCAAGTCCCGGCCAGCGCGGAAATTGTGCTGGAGGGTGTGATTCATCCCGGCGAGATGGCGGATGAGGGGCCGTACGGCGACCACACCGGCTATTACAACGAGGTCGACAGCTTTCCGGTCTTCACGGTCGAGCGCATCACACACCGCATCAAGCCGATCTATCACAGCACTTACACCGGCCGGCCGCCTGACGAGCCTGCCATTCTGGGCGTTGCGCTGAACGAAGTGTTCGTGCCGATCCTGCAAAAGCAGTTTCCGGAGATTGTCGACTTCTACCTGCCGCCGGAAGGATGTTCGTACCGCATGGCGGTGGTGACGATCAAAAAGCAGTACCCCGGCCATGCCAAGCGCGTGATGCTGGGCGTTTGGTCGTTTCTGCGACAGTTCATGTACACCAAGTTCGTTATCGTCACTGACGACGACATCAATGCTCGTGACTGGAACGACGTCATCTGGGCGATCACCACGCGCATGGACCCCAAGCGCGATACGGTGATGATCGACAATACGCCAATCGACTATCTCGACTTCGCCTCGCCGGTCTCTGGGCTGGGCTCGAAGATGGGGCTCGACGCCACCCATAAATGGCCTGGCGAAACCACCCGTGAATGGGGTCGTGCCATCGTCAAGGATGAAGCAGTGACCCGCCGGATCGATGAACTCTGGACACAGCTGGGAATTGATTGA
- a CDS encoding CDP-6-deoxy-delta-3,4-glucoseen reductase, translating into MRVTLQPSGAVIETLPGERILDAAQRLGYERPQSCRNGNCHICSALLVEGSVEQAGELRSHGEIFTCLAVPQEDCVVLWDSVLPLGELPVRKYACQVSECVEVGGDVWRVMLRAPAGKPPRYHAGQYLMINRDDGEKSAFSIASAPESGRDLEIHVLAREASAQNLIKQLQRDGMAHVELPFGDTHLGELPDGPLVLIAAGTGMGQMHSLIEHCRSKGFAHPVHVYWGMRRPEDFYQLKHWDEWQTLPNLFLHKIVSDLCGWEGRCGMLHEAVCEDFSDLKSLHVYASGSPAMVYSTLDALVLAGMDAHQMRADVFAYAPRP; encoded by the coding sequence ATGCGTGTAACCTTGCAGCCATCGGGCGCAGTCATTGAAACATTGCCAGGTGAGCGGATTCTCGACGCCGCCCAACGTCTGGGCTACGAACGCCCCCAGAGCTGCCGTAACGGCAACTGCCATATCTGCTCAGCGCTGCTGGTTGAAGGCAGCGTCGAGCAGGCCGGAGAGCTTCGCAGCCATGGCGAAATCTTTACCTGTCTTGCAGTGCCTCAGGAAGACTGCGTGGTGCTGTGGGACAGTGTGTTGCCGCTCGGCGAGTTGCCGGTGCGCAAGTACGCATGTCAGGTCAGCGAATGCGTTGAGGTGGGCGGTGATGTCTGGCGGGTGATGCTTCGCGCACCTGCGGGCAAGCCGCCGCGCTATCACGCGGGTCAGTACCTGATGATCAATCGGGACGACGGTGAAAAGTCAGCCTTCTCCATAGCTTCTGCGCCGGAAAGCGGGCGAGATCTCGAAATTCATGTGCTGGCCCGTGAGGCGAGTGCGCAAAATCTGATCAAGCAGCTGCAGCGTGATGGCATGGCGCACGTCGAGTTGCCTTTCGGTGATACCCACTTGGGCGAGTTGCCGGACGGCCCGCTGGTTTTAATCGCAGCAGGCACCGGCATGGGGCAGATGCACAGCCTCATCGAACATTGCCGCTCGAAGGGCTTTGCGCACCCGGTACATGTGTATTGGGGAATGCGCCGCCCGGAAGATTTTTACCAGCTCAAGCATTGGGATGAATGGCAGACGCTGCCTAACCTTTTTCTGCACAAAATCGTCAGCGATCTGTGCGGTTGGGAAGGTCGCTGCGGAATGCTGCATGAGGCGGTCTGCGAGGACTTCAGCGATTTGAAGTCGCTTCATGTCTACGCCAGCGGCTCTCCGGCCATGGTCTATTCGACGCTGGACGCGCTTGTGCTCGCGGGAATGGATGCGCACCAGATGCGGGCGGATGTCTTCGCCTACGCGCCGAGGCCTTAA
- a CDS encoding FadR/GntR family transcriptional regulator, translating into MHPSPVAVPEAAFMAIRKLIAEQGYGPGDSLPSQRDLAIRLGVSRASLREALSSLSALGLVSVQPGKGVFVQAVREPQRSTGGFSWPYAAQASPTETFQLRYALEGFAAGLAAVTLTADDRDVLEDNVESMRLELKAGDFDSAARLDFDFHRRILVASGNQAILGIVTRSADIFLESQKLPFIRAGRAMETWQEHRKILRALARNASGPAQKAMQEHIRGAALRTGIVFVAPTA; encoded by the coding sequence ATGCATCCAAGCCCTGTAGCAGTGCCTGAAGCCGCCTTTATGGCGATCCGAAAATTGATCGCCGAGCAGGGCTATGGTCCCGGCGATAGCCTGCCGTCGCAGCGAGATCTGGCAATCCGTCTGGGCGTCAGTCGCGCCTCATTGCGTGAGGCGTTGTCATCGCTGAGCGCGTTGGGTCTGGTCAGTGTGCAGCCCGGCAAAGGGGTCTTCGTGCAGGCGGTTCGCGAACCACAAAGGAGCACGGGTGGATTCTCCTGGCCATATGCAGCGCAGGCCTCGCCGACGGAGACCTTTCAGCTGCGTTATGCGCTTGAGGGTTTTGCGGCAGGCCTGGCTGCGGTAACGCTAACCGCCGACGACCGCGATGTGCTGGAAGACAATGTCGAATCCATGCGCCTTGAACTCAAGGCTGGAGATTTTGACAGTGCGGCCCGGCTGGATTTTGATTTCCATCGGCGCATCCTGGTCGCGAGTGGAAATCAGGCCATTCTGGGCATCGTGACCCGCAGCGCCGATATCTTTCTGGAGAGCCAGAAGCTGCCCTTCATCCGCGCGGGCAGGGCGATGGAAACCTGGCAAGAGCATCGCAAGATCCTCCGGGCGCTGGCGAGAAACGCCTCTGGCCCGGCACAGAAAGCCATGCAGGAGCATATCCGAGGCGCGGCGTTGCGCACCGGCATTGTCTTCGTCGCACCCACTGCATAA
- the trxA gene encoding thioredoxin TrxA — protein sequence MSNDLIKHVSDASFDADVLKATGPVLVDYWAEWCGPCKMIAPVLDDLATHYDGKLTIAKLNIDENQETPAKHGVRGIPTLMLFKNGEVAATKVGALSKSQLQAFLDANI from the coding sequence ATGAGTAACGACCTGATCAAACACGTCAGCGACGCGAGCTTCGACGCCGATGTCCTGAAGGCTACCGGCCCGGTACTGGTGGATTACTGGGCTGAATGGTGTGGCCCGTGCAAGATGATTGCACCGGTTCTGGATGACCTCGCTACCCACTACGATGGCAAGCTGACCATCGCTAAACTGAACATCGACGAAAACCAGGAAACCCCCGCCAAGCACGGCGTCCGTGGTATCCCGACCCTGATGCTGTTCAAGAACGGTGAAGTCGCCGCGACCAAGGTTGGCGCACTGTCCAAGTCTCAGTTGCAAGCGTTCCTCGACGCCAACATCTGA
- the rho gene encoding transcription termination factor Rho: MNLTELKQKPITDLLEMAEQMGIENMARSRKQDVIFSLLKKHAKSGEEISGDGVLEILQDGFGFLRSADASYLAGPDDIYVSPSQIRRFNLRTGDTIVGKIRPPKEGERYFALLKVDTINFDRPENAKNKILFENLTPLFPTIRMKMEAGNGSTEDLTGRVIDLCAPIGKGQRGLIVAPPKAGKTIMLQNIASNITRNNPEVHLIVLLIDERPEEVTEMQRTVRGEVVASTFDEPPTRHVQVAEMVIEKAKRLVEHKKDVVILLDSITRLARAYNTVIPSSGKVLTGGVDAHALEKPKRFFGAARNIEEGGSLTIIATALVETGSKMDEVIYEEFKGTGNMELPLDRKIAEKRVFPAININRSGTRREELLTADDELQRMWILRKLLHPMDEVAAIEFLIDKLKQTKTNDEFFLSMKRK; this comes from the coding sequence ATGAACCTGACTGAACTCAAGCAAAAGCCTATTACCGATCTGCTCGAAATGGCCGAACAGATGGGCATAGAAAATATGGCCCGTTCGCGCAAGCAGGACGTAATTTTCTCCCTGCTGAAGAAGCACGCTAAAAGCGGCGAGGAAATCTCGGGTGACGGCGTGCTGGAGATCCTCCAGGATGGCTTCGGCTTCCTTCGTTCTGCAGACGCCTCCTACCTCGCCGGCCCAGACGATATTTACGTCTCGCCCAGCCAGATCCGCCGATTCAACCTTCGCACGGGCGACACCATTGTCGGCAAGATCCGTCCACCGAAGGAAGGCGAGCGTTACTTCGCACTGCTCAAGGTCGACACCATTAACTTCGACCGTCCAGAAAACGCGAAGAACAAGATTCTGTTTGAAAACCTGACACCGCTGTTCCCGACCATTCGCATGAAGATGGAAGCCGGTAACGGTTCCACCGAAGACCTTACCGGTCGCGTGATCGATCTGTGTGCTCCGATCGGCAAAGGCCAGCGTGGCCTGATCGTTGCTCCGCCCAAAGCGGGCAAGACCATCATGCTGCAGAACATCGCGTCGAACATCACCCGCAACAATCCCGAAGTCCATCTGATCGTTCTGCTGATCGATGAGCGTCCGGAGGAAGTGACCGAAATGCAGCGCACCGTGCGCGGCGAAGTGGTCGCCTCCACCTTTGACGAGCCACCCACCCGTCACGTGCAGGTCGCCGAAATGGTGATCGAAAAGGCCAAGCGCCTGGTTGAGCACAAAAAAGACGTGGTCATCCTTCTCGATTCCATCACCCGCCTGGCTCGCGCCTACAACACCGTCATTCCAAGCTCCGGCAAGGTCCTGACCGGTGGTGTCGACGCTCACGCCCTCGAGAAGCCAAAGCGTTTCTTCGGTGCGGCTCGAAACATCGAAGAGGGCGGCTCGCTGACTATCATCGCCACCGCGCTGGTTGAAACCGGCTCGAAGATGGACGAAGTGATCTACGAGGAATTCAAAGGCACCGGCAACATGGAGCTGCCTCTGGATCGCAAGATCGCCGAGAAGCGCGTCTTCCCGGCCATCAACATCAACCGCTCCGGCACGCGCCGCGAAGAGTTGCTGACCGCCGATGACGAGCTGCAGCGCATGTGGATTTTGCGCAAGCTGCTGCATCCGATGGATGAAGTGGCTGCCATCGAATTCTTGATCGACAAGCTGAAACAGACCAAGACCAACGATGAGTTCTTCCTGTCGATGAAGCGCAAGTAA
- a CDS encoding amino acid ABC transporter ATP-binding protein produces the protein MPLLRISALHKYYGDHHVLKGIDLSVEEGQVVAIIGRSGSGKSTLLRTLNGLESINDGVIEVDGEYLDAARADLRSLRQKVGMVFQQFNLFPHLTVGENVMLAPQVVKKTSKAEATRLAKEMLNRVGLGEKFDAFPDRLSGGQQQRVAIARALAMSPKVLLCDEITSALDPELVNEVLAVVRELAKDGMTLIMVTHEMRFAREVGDKLVFMHQGKVHEVGDPRELMANPKTPELANFIGSVEQA, from the coding sequence ATGCCTCTGCTTAGAATTTCCGCCCTGCACAAGTATTACGGCGACCACCATGTGCTCAAGGGTATCGACCTGAGCGTCGAGGAAGGCCAGGTCGTGGCAATCATCGGGCGAAGCGGTTCGGGCAAGAGCACGCTGCTGCGCACCTTGAACGGGCTGGAGTCGATCAATGACGGCGTAATCGAGGTCGATGGCGAATACCTGGACGCCGCGCGCGCTGATCTGCGCAGCCTGAGGCAGAAGGTCGGCATGGTCTTTCAGCAGTTCAATCTGTTCCCGCATCTCACGGTCGGCGAAAACGTCATGCTCGCGCCGCAGGTGGTGAAAAAAACATCCAAAGCAGAAGCAACCAGGCTGGCGAAGGAAATGCTGAATCGCGTGGGCCTGGGCGAAAAATTCGACGCTTTTCCTGACCGACTCTCGGGTGGTCAGCAGCAACGCGTGGCGATTGCCCGTGCGTTGGCGATGTCGCCCAAGGTGCTGCTCTGCGACGAGATCACCTCGGCTCTGGACCCGGAGCTGGTCAACGAGGTGCTCGCCGTGGTTCGCGAGCTGGCCAAAGACGGCATGACGTTGATCATGGTGACCCACGAAATGCGTTTTGCCCGAGAGGTCGGTGACAAACTGGTGTTCATGCACCAGGGCAAAGTCCATGAAGTGGGCGACCCACGAGAACTGATGGCCAACCCGAAAACGCCCGAACTGGCGAATTTCATCGGGTCGGTTGAGCAGGCGTGA
- a CDS encoding transporter substrate-binding domain-containing protein, whose product MTKRYSALLAALFASLMLGQAPAHANGLDDVTTRGTLKVAVPQDFPPFGSVGPDMKPRGLDIDTAQLIADQLKVKLELTPVNSTNRIPYLTTGKVDLVISSLGKNPDREKVIDFSRAYAPFYLAVFGPPEAAIKSVDDLKGKTISVTRGAIEDIELTAVAPKETTIKRFEDNNSTIAAYLAKQTDLIASGNVVMVAISEKNPKRIPELKVKLKDSPVYVGVNKGQPELLAKVNEILEAAKKDGALEKNAQTWLKQPLPADL is encoded by the coding sequence ATGACCAAGCGTTACAGCGCCCTGCTCGCCGCCTTGTTTGCCAGCCTGATGCTCGGCCAGGCCCCCGCTCATGCGAATGGTCTGGATGATGTAACCACCCGCGGCACCCTGAAAGTCGCTGTGCCACAGGATTTCCCGCCGTTCGGCTCGGTGGGACCTGACATGAAACCGCGAGGTCTGGACATCGATACGGCGCAACTCATCGCCGACCAGCTGAAAGTCAAACTGGAGCTGACGCCGGTCAACAGCACCAACCGCATTCCGTATCTCACCACCGGCAAGGTTGATCTGGTGATTTCCAGCCTGGGCAAGAACCCGGACCGCGAAAAGGTCATCGATTTTTCCCGCGCCTACGCCCCCTTTTACCTCGCCGTATTTGGTCCGCCCGAAGCTGCAATCAAAAGCGTGGACGACCTGAAAGGTAAAACCATCAGCGTGACCCGCGGCGCCATCGAGGACATCGAGCTAACAGCCGTCGCCCCGAAAGAAACCACAATCAAACGCTTCGAGGACAACAACTCCACCATCGCGGCCTATCTGGCCAAGCAGACTGATCTCATTGCCAGTGGCAACGTGGTCATGGTCGCCATCAGCGAGAAGAACCCAAAGCGCATCCCTGAGCTGAAGGTCAAGCTCAAGGATTCCCCCGTGTATGTAGGCGTCAACAAAGGCCAGCCGGAGCTGCTTGCCAAAGTGAACGAGATTCTTGAAGCAGCGAAGAAAGACGGCGCTCTGGAGAAAAACGCGCAGACCTGGCTCAAGCAGCCATTGCCTGCCGATCTCTGA
- a CDS encoding amino acid ABC transporter permease translates to MAYQFDFIPVLQNADLLLRGALFTLELTAIGTLLGVSVGIVGAIVRAWKIQPFSAIFGVYVELIRNTPFLVQLFFIFFGLPSLGLQISEWQAAVLAMVINLGAYSTEIIRAGVQAIPRGQIEASAALAMTRLETFRHVVLVPALGKVWPALSSQIIIVMLGSAVCSQIATEELSFAANFIQSRNFRAFETYIITTLIYLCMALLVRQLLAWIGRRYIARSR, encoded by the coding sequence ATGGCTTATCAGTTCGACTTTATTCCGGTCTTGCAGAACGCTGACCTGCTCTTGCGTGGCGCGTTGTTTACGCTGGAGCTCACCGCTATTGGCACCCTGTTGGGCGTCAGTGTCGGAATTGTGGGGGCGATAGTCAGGGCGTGGAAGATTCAGCCGTTCTCAGCGATCTTCGGTGTGTACGTCGAGCTGATCCGTAATACCCCGTTTCTGGTACAGCTGTTCTTCATTTTCTTTGGGCTGCCGTCGCTGGGTCTGCAGATATCGGAGTGGCAGGCCGCTGTACTGGCAATGGTCATCAATCTCGGCGCCTACTCGACAGAAATCATCCGCGCGGGCGTGCAAGCCATCCCGCGCGGCCAGATCGAAGCGTCAGCCGCGCTGGCAATGACTCGCTTAGAAACCTTCCGCCACGTCGTGCTTGTTCCGGCGCTGGGCAAGGTCTGGCCGGCGCTCAGCAGCCAGATCATCATCGTGATGCTCGGCTCGGCGGTGTGCTCGCAGATCGCCACCGAGGAGCTGAGCTTTGCGGCCAACTTCATTCAGTCGCGCAACTTCCGCGCCTTTGAGACCTACATCATTACCACGCTAATCTACCTGTGTATGGCGCTGCTTGTGCGTCAGTTGCTGGCCTGGATTGGCCGGCGCTATATCGCGAGGAGTCGCTGA
- a CDS encoding amino acid ABC transporter permease, with product MMDFTLWDVVRNLLTGLQWTLALSLVAFIGGGVIGLLVMTMRISEKAAPRRVARGYIELFQGTPLLMQLFLVFFGVALMGIDISPWLAAALALTLFTSAYLAEIWRGCVESISNGQWEASASLALTPFEQLRYVILPQALRIAVAPTVGFSVQVVKGTAVTSIIGFTELTKTGGMLANATFQPFMVYGFVALGYFLLCYPLSLSARYLERRLHASA from the coding sequence CTGATGGATTTCACCCTTTGGGACGTCGTGCGCAACTTGCTGACCGGGCTGCAATGGACGCTCGCGTTGTCGCTGGTGGCGTTCATCGGCGGTGGCGTGATCGGGTTGCTGGTGATGACGATGCGCATCTCCGAGAAAGCCGCGCCGCGCAGGGTTGCGCGCGGTTACATCGAGCTGTTCCAAGGCACTCCGCTGTTGATGCAGCTGTTCTTGGTGTTTTTCGGCGTCGCGCTAATGGGCATCGATATCTCGCCCTGGCTTGCAGCAGCCCTGGCATTGACCCTGTTCACCAGCGCCTATCTGGCTGAAATCTGGCGCGGGTGCGTAGAGTCGATTTCCAATGGGCAATGGGAAGCGTCCGCCAGCCTGGCCCTGACGCCGTTCGAGCAGTTGCGCTACGTGATTCTGCCGCAAGCGCTGCGCATCGCCGTCGCGCCGACGGTGGGGTTCTCGGTGCAAGTGGTCAAGGGCACCGCGGTCACGTCGATCATCGGCTTCACGGAGCTGACCAAAACGGGCGGCATGCTGGCCAACGCCACATTTCAGCCTTTCATGGTCTACGGCTTTGTCGCCCTGGGCTACTTCCTGCTGTGCTATCCGTTGTCGCTCAGCGCGCGCTACCTGGAAAGGAGACTTCATGCCTCTGCTTAG
- a CDS encoding acyltransferase family protein, whose product MHTFGSRRDIDGLRALAVIPVVLFHFGISPFSGGFVGVDVFFVISGFLITGILYREISAGRFSFVDFWARRARRILPALSVVLLATLALGWLLLTDKDFSKLGRAVRYQSMFISNMLFMRQDGYFQPASELNPLLHTWSLAVEEQYYVVFPFLIALLMRHLRHWRWILFSVLLVSFALNIFYSAHKSEVAFFSLPTRAWEMLCGAMLAVLPGSKRVRPWQYQALGIAGLITILMAIFTFDRNTPFPGWAATMPVLGAAALIWSGAQGPTWVGQLLGARVLVWIGLLSYSLYLWHWPVYVYANAISSDGIQPLEAAGWILLSLGIAWLSLRFVELPFREKRLIAGQKPMLVAGLLAMGVLGISGSVIRSADGFPQRLTGESQAYAKARLWRAGQLNCMLVTSDKLLDRACLLGEKPGISPSRMVWGDSHAAALMPGLQIAAAQAGEPVWLYSMSACPPIVSEQPRKKCRDFNNRTMDQIRLLHIKDVVLASSWTLYMYVREDGNKNMLLDPKDDRSQAEVRMAAAIRTRVAAIRGAGAEVWLLKEVPQQRKGSVDRLISLSRIGRTSAALGRPLDEHLAHERYVNDLFDSMSEADPGVHIIDPTPMMCGTETCNIEVGGQARYRDDGHLSDTGGARLAPLFEPVLRNRVEN is encoded by the coding sequence ATGCACACTTTCGGCAGCCGCCGTGACATTGACGGATTGCGGGCGCTGGCCGTTATTCCGGTTGTACTCTTTCATTTCGGTATCAGCCCGTTCAGCGGCGGCTTCGTCGGTGTTGATGTCTTTTTCGTTATTTCCGGCTTTCTGATCACCGGAATCCTCTATCGCGAGATCAGCGCTGGGCGCTTCAGTTTCGTAGATTTTTGGGCGAGGCGGGCACGGCGTATTCTGCCGGCGCTGAGCGTGGTGTTATTGGCTACTTTGGCTCTAGGCTGGCTGCTACTGACGGACAAGGACTTCTCCAAGCTGGGCAGAGCCGTTCGTTATCAGTCGATGTTCATCTCAAACATGCTGTTCATGCGGCAAGATGGGTACTTTCAGCCTGCGTCTGAGCTGAACCCGCTGCTTCATACTTGGTCACTGGCCGTTGAAGAGCAGTATTACGTTGTTTTTCCTTTCTTGATCGCGCTGCTAATGCGCCATCTTCGACACTGGCGCTGGATTTTGTTCTCAGTATTGCTTGTGTCTTTCGCCCTGAATATTTTCTATAGCGCGCATAAATCTGAAGTAGCGTTTTTCTCGCTGCCCACCCGCGCATGGGAAATGTTGTGTGGTGCAATGCTCGCAGTCTTGCCCGGCTCTAAGCGTGTGCGGCCCTGGCAATATCAGGCGTTGGGAATTGCCGGGCTGATTACGATATTAATGGCGATTTTCACCTTTGATCGGAACACGCCGTTTCCTGGCTGGGCTGCCACGATGCCGGTGCTTGGTGCTGCCGCGCTTATTTGGTCTGGCGCTCAAGGCCCTACTTGGGTTGGGCAATTACTTGGCGCCCGGGTATTGGTATGGATTGGCCTGCTATCGTATTCCCTCTATCTCTGGCATTGGCCGGTCTATGTTTACGCCAACGCAATATCAAGCGACGGCATTCAGCCTTTGGAAGCAGCAGGTTGGATTCTCTTGTCCCTCGGGATCGCGTGGTTAAGCTTGCGGTTCGTCGAGTTGCCGTTCCGTGAAAAGCGATTGATCGCTGGGCAGAAGCCCATGCTTGTAGCCGGATTACTGGCAATGGGGGTCTTGGGGATATCGGGTTCTGTCATACGTTCGGCCGACGGTTTTCCGCAACGCTTAACCGGGGAGTCGCAGGCTTATGCAAAGGCCCGCTTGTGGCGTGCGGGCCAGCTGAATTGCATGCTGGTCACCTCTGACAAACTGCTCGACAGGGCCTGCCTCCTCGGTGAAAAGCCAGGTATTTCGCCATCTCGGATGGTGTGGGGTGACAGTCATGCGGCCGCGTTGATGCCTGGCCTTCAGATTGCAGCAGCACAAGCAGGTGAGCCTGTCTGGCTTTACAGTATGAGTGCCTGCCCGCCGATAGTCAGCGAGCAGCCCCGCAAGAAGTGCAGGGATTTCAATAACAGGACCATGGATCAGATTCGCCTTTTGCACATCAAAGATGTGGTGCTCGCATCGAGCTGGACTCTTTATATGTACGTGCGCGAGGACGGTAACAAAAATATGTTGCTCGATCCTAAGGATGACCGCAGCCAGGCGGAAGTTCGTATGGCTGCGGCAATTAGAACGCGAGTTGCAGCGATAAGAGGTGCTGGCGCTGAGGTCTGGCTTCTCAAGGAAGTGCCGCAACAACGCAAAGGATCTGTCGATCGTTTGATTAGTCTCAGTCGCATCGGCCGTACATCTGCTGCGTTAGGTCGCCCCCTTGATGAGCATCTCGCTCACGAGCGCTATGTTAATGATCTTTTTGATTCCATGAGTGAGGCTGATCCTGGCGTCCACATCATCGACCCGACACCAATGATGTGTGGTACCGAGACCTGCAATATCGAAGTTGGTGGGCAAGCACGCTACAGGGACGACGGGCATTTGTCGGATACTGGTGGCGCCCGTCTCGCTCCGCTATTTGAGCCGGTACTGCGCAATAGAGTGGAAAATTGA